The sequence tgatttaagcaataggttacagaccacagttagtagttctgcaatttcatatttgagttagttcagaactcttgggtgataccgTCTGGTCCTGATaacttactactgtttaatttatcaatttatttcaAAACCTTCTCTATAGACACCTCAACCtagaacagttcctcagatttgtcacccaaaaagaatggctcaggtgtgagaatctccctcacatcctctgcagtgaccCATCCCGGCTCACATAACGGGGTGACATTCATCCCTATGTCTCTTAGGCTTCCCTGAACTGAATCCCTTTCCCCCTGAACTTGGCAACAATGCAACATatagggtaaactgaggcacacataggggtcataaaaatattgcagaaaattcTCATTTCATCACACCGGTACAGGGAGTAAAAGTAATATTATCCTGCAGCCAAGCAGCATTCCTAATGGTCTTCAGATGCTCGGAGCAGGTGCTACAGATTACATACATGCACTTTAAAATCTCAGCATGGGCTGCAGTGGCTGGAGATGCAGGACAAAGGCAAACGGAAAGTCCCCCAGGGCATCCAAGCCAGAGAAGCAATTGAAACATTCTGCAATGGGCACTGCATGCGCTTTTttcccctgcagccctctccatgGGGCTACCTACCCCTGACCCCTTTGGGGTGTCCATTACATTAGGTGGGGCTACAACCTCCCTGCTCCTTTTCACTCAGGGAGCAAAGGGCCCAAGAGTCAGGCCTCTCCCTGGTCCCTGTGAGCAGACGTGGGCCAGCTCCCCTGGGTCAGAGCAGATGAGCCCAATCCAGCAGATGGAAAGGGGCTGGGCTGCACCTGGGCCTATTAAGGGCTGCAAGAGGCCAGCAGAGGGTGATTGGCGCAGGCAGTGATGGGGAAGGGAGGCCGCAGTGGAGTGGTGCGAACTCCTGTGGTGGGTCCCTGAAGGGAGGGGCTAGGGGCTCAGGGTGGAAGCCCTGGGCCTGCTGCGCTGACCAGAACTGGGAAGCGAATTTCTTGTTCATGGCATAGGCAGCGGGTGtcaaaggccagggcaggcgaagcctcccctgacccaggcCCTGGTCCCGCCCGTGTtctgccccgaggccctgccctcactcccccTTTACCCTGAAGCCGGCAGGGGCTCACTCAGCTCAAGCCGGTTGCCTGGAGCTCAGGCCCACAGGTGGCCAGAGGCAGCCAGGGGTGGTGCTTGGGCCAGCCTGGGGGCCAGTGGCCTGGGCGGCACTGGGAGGGGGGGGCAGTTCAGCCCGGCACTGAGGCCAGCACTCGGGGGGCTGGCAGGCATGGCtgtggagggtgtgggggagagtCCTTGGGGCTCCTCCAGCCTCACAGGTTGGGGGGTCCTCAGGGATCCTCTGGCTGAGCAGGGGACGGGTCCTGGGGCAGATGGGGCAATGCTggtgggctagcctccccgaaggaGGGGTTCGTTCGCCGCCCAGGGTTAGTGGCACCTACTTGCCGAAATCCCTTCAGACGCAGTATCACTAGACGTGCTTCATTTCAATACTCTTTCTCTGTCCCTGGCAGAGCGGAGAGACGACATGGAATAGCATCACTGGATTTCAGCCGGCACACCATGCCCTCTCCCAACAACACTGACTTCAGTCCTTCCTCCTTCATCTTGTCTGGCACACCCAGTCTGGAAGTTGCCCGTTTCTGGCTGGCGTTCCCTCTGTGCTCCATGTACCTCGTGGCCATTGTAGGCAACGGTGCAGTGGTGTTCATTGTAAAGACGGAGCTGAGCCTCCATGcccccatgtatttcttcctctgtATGCTGGCTGCCGTCGACCTGGCGCTATCCACCAGCACCATGCCCAGAATGCTCTCCTACCTGTGGTTTGACTGGAGGGAAATCAGCTTTGGCGCCTGCCTGCTCCAGATGTTCCTCATCCACTCCCTGTCCGCTGTCGAGTCCACCGTCTTGCTGGCCATGGCCTGGGATAGGTACATGGCCATCTGCCACCCTCTGCGGCACGCCACCATCCTCACCAATCCAATGACGGCGAAGATAGGCCTGGCCGCTATGGCTAGGGGCATGCTGTTCGGCCTCCCTTTGCCCTTGCTCATTCTTCGCCTGTCGTTCTGCGGCTCCAACGTCCTGTCGCACTCCTATTGTTTGCACCAGGACATTATGAACCTGGCCTGCACCAGCACCACAGCCAATGTCATCTATGGCTTGACTGCTATCCTCTTGGTGATGGGACTCGACGCGCTGCTGATTGCCTTGTCCTACTTCATGATCATCAAGGCTGTCTTGCAGCTGTCCTCGAGGAAGGAGCGTGTCAAGGCTTTCAGCACCTGCGTGGCCCACCTCTGTGTGGTCCTGGCTTTCTACGTGCCACTGATTGGACTGTCCGTGGTGCACAGGTTTGGGAAAGGCCTCACTCCACTGGTTCAGGTTGTCATGGGGGACGTCTACCTCCTGATGCCGCCCCTGGTGAATCCCATTGTCTATGGAGCAAGAACCAAACAGATACGCAGACGGATCctgaggtggattctccatcactgaccatttttaaatcaagatgggatgtttctcTAACAGCTCTGTTCTGGGAATAattctggggcaggtctctggcctgtgctacacaggaggtcagactagatgatcacaatggtcccttccagccttggaatcCATAACTTAAGATAGTTAATGAAGGAGCCACTGAGAGACTTGCCTCCACTTTGTCTTCTAGATCCACCTGTcttctcttagaatcatagactaccagggttggaagggacctcaggaggtcatctagtccaaccccctgctcaaagcaggaccaatcctcaatttttgccccagatccctaaatggctccctcaaggattgaactcacaaccctgggtttagcaggccactgctcaaaccactgagctatccctcccctcttgtCTTATACTGAGATTgtcagctctctggagcagggactgtcgttttgttgtatgtttgtacagcacctagtacaacaGGGTTTTGGTCCATTAGTTAGGTTAGGTTCATTAGTTGTGTTATTTGTGTTGACTGCTAggcaccaagtggttgggggtgccaaaaagcggtgccccccaaattttttttaaacaacggAACACAAGGCTACCGCTGCTACCCACCTCCTGGTCTAGAGGGGCTGCCCGCAGCGTGGCCAGTCCCTCCCCCTGGGGGAGCAGCCGGCAGCggagcggggaaggggagggtctAGCACTAGCAGCTGCGCCTTCTTCCCCGCACCGCGGGCTGAGCCGAACTCCCCACCGCCCCTGGGGCTCTCAACAGCTGAGAGCCGCCGCTGAGAGCCCCGTGGACGGTGGGGAGCCTAGCTCGGGCGCGGGGCCGCTGAGAGCCCCAGGGGCGGTGGGGAGCCCGGCTCGGCCCGCGGTGCGGGGAAGAAGGAGCAGCTGCGCTCTGCTCTTCGGGCGGAGAAGCTGGGTGTCTACTCCGCCTGCTAGGTGCCTAGCTGGGCCACGGGGAGCCGCGTGGGGTCGcggagtgctggggggtgggcaggTCCAGTCCCTGGCCTGGGGAATGGTGTATGTGAAAGCAAcccaggcacccctcccccagccagtgccaccccctccaacacccaccAACCAGCTACCTTCTCCCCTGTGAACCCCTCGCCCCAACTACCCACCCTGTCCTGCCACTTTTGCCTCTGGGCAACCTCCATCTGGCAaacccccccagccagccacggTCACCTTCACCCCTGCATCAACCTCGGGaccgccccccacctcctgccgtctccctcctgcccactcctcccttgtgcaaacccctccctgccaccttcaCCCTCCTGCAACAACCCCAGGCACATACACACCCCCGCCAGCCAGCCCTTTGCAAcaaccccctcctgcccacttCTCCCTTGTGCCACTCCTTCCCTGCCACTGCACCCCCTGCAATGAGCCCCTTTTGCCTCTCTGCAATCTCTTCCCTGCCACTACACCCCCGCCTCCTCCACTCTTGGCActtcccttaaatcagaactttttatagggaaccggttgttaagattttggcatcTCATCGAGGCTTGTTAAGTATCTGTAGATCCTCCCCTTTCTAGGTCCTGAGATCCAATCTATCCCCGATTAGTGACCAAGCTAGGTGAACACTGCAAAAAGTTATCAGCTAATACTcatatgaattttcaaatgaattctCCTTGTTCATGGCTCTTTTGCTTTCACTTTCCAAGCCTATTTTAGCAAACAAGTTTTCTGGCAGGCACATGTGCAGAAACAGTGAATTTGAAGCAAATATAGCTGAGTATTCACAAGAAGCAACTTGATAGGAGCCAAACTTCACATCAGGAACCTGATCGAGAGTCGTGTTTCTCCAGTAAGGGACGAGGAACAGTGACCCATGTGTTCAATTGAAAGAGCTCAGATTCCTCATCGCTGACACTCCTAACAATCAGCTCATGAACAAGCTACAACCCAAAAGTTATGCTGGAGGAGTGTAtggcaaataatttcaaataatgaacACATTCAAGAAAATCATAATCTGTCTACAGATAAATAGGAAGTAGTGAACAAATGTAAAATGCATAGGAGCCTCAAACTTGCCATCCCCTCACTGCATTGCCTTTCCACAGGAACCTgcatcaagttcaaggtctttaTCTTCAAGGCTCTTAATGAGTtggtcctgggatgcataaacaagtgactctcaagtaggaatagagaTGGCTTTTTTACCTCTGAagttggcactggtgcaaccactgctggaattctgtttttagttctggtgcccacagttcaagaaggatgttgatcaatttgagagggttcagagaagagccacgagaatgattaaagggttagaaaacctgcctgatagcgatagactcaaagaactcaatctatttagcttaacaaaaagaaggttaaaggGAGACttaatcacagtttataagtatctacatggggaacaaatatttaataatgggcccttcaatctagcagagaaagatctaacacgatccaatgagtggaagttgaagctagaaaaattcagactggaaataaggtctAAAATTTtgacagtaagggtaattaaccattgaaacaatttaccaagggatgaggtagattctccatcactgataacttttaaacaagattggatgtttttctaagagatctgctctaggaattattttggggcaggtctctggcctgtgctgactCGATGGTGGGCAGACTCGATGatcagtggtcccttttggccttgaaatctatgactcAATCAAAAGATTGCCTCTTGGTCTGGGATGAGGACCACggttgttagagggctttcccttcaccccctcccctgactcTTGTCCTGCAGACAGAACGCAGAAGACCAGAAGCGCGAAGTTCAGACAATACGATGTTTActggggttagttccaagcaagcaTGTCCATAGCTCTACACGCCGGCAGAGTCTGTTACCcagtgttccattcccagctctgatgccacagagcctttaccccgtgtcccccttccccatttcctattcccacctcttccttcttagcaggcccaaatatacctgcaatgcCGGCCCCTAGTCACACCCCTTATGGTCATATTCCGTTTTGAAGGGTTGTGAgtctggggtcttcatcccacctcttttgtatcccattggaggggtaaggagtgaggttatGTTTTGTCCAAAGCTAGGCTTTTCTTTGCCTTTTAGTGTTTCTGAtgcttccctcccatccccccttgCCCTtcccgactggttgcttgaccttggcttgTGATAGGAGTTGAGTCAGTCTGAAAGTGTGTGCCCgtatattacactcccaccatgCCCAGTAACTCTTTACCTGTTCTTATCTGTTCCCActatactaacaaacccatctggccaggcagaagcaacacacacagggtctttgttctttgttcacacatattagtataagatataagagtatcaaaaagtcaaacccaaaattctatcccaggctAGCAAATAGGCCTATATACTAACACGAGTCAACAACTTTGTACCAGAGGATCAATGGAATATCTGCATATACATTCATGTAAAACGGTAcaatccctgccttgaagagatGACAATCAAAGGGCCCAATGGAAGCCTCAGACCCTGATCCTGTCTCTTAAGAGCTGTTCACACAGCAACGTAACAAGAAGTTTTATTTAGCCCACAAACTCATGAGCAACACTcatgttccaaagacaagctgtccatcacatggcctggaaaaacctcagagttctgtccctaGGCATGTCCCTGCCTACcatgctgagtcccaaggcatgtctgccttctctcaacgggtcagttgtatagctgatggtccttaatggggcaccaagcaggctaggcagagctgacaccaacttgtctggggtgtcacccagaagcacagcataaagacagtatagagtcaatattcataactttaaatacaaattgatacatgcatacaaatcgcataatcataaccagcaaaccatcaccttgtcttagacaccttatttgacccccctttatacaagatttggtgccactacaggaccttggttgcaaccatgTTCTATATAGCCCcggttcaagtcaataacgtgacACCCCCAACGCAAAATTGATGCAGGAAGGGGTGACACAAACATCACTGActgcatcccaagagctccccatCCTGGGTTCTGCCTTACTACAGCGAGTATTGGTGTGTAACCGAAATGGTTTATCAAAGTCATGTTCAATAACCTGATTGAATC is a genomic window of Natator depressus isolate rNatDep1 chromosome 1, rNatDep2.hap1, whole genome shotgun sequence containing:
- the LOC141981052 gene encoding olfactory receptor 51E2-like — its product is MPSPNNTDFSPSSFILSGTPSLEVARFWLAFPLCSMYLVAIVGNGAVVFIVKTELSLHAPMYFFLCMLAAVDLALSTSTMPRMLSYLWFDWREISFGACLLQMFLIHSLSAVESTVLLAMAWDRYMAICHPLRHATILTNPMTAKIGLAAMARGMLFGLPLPLLILRLSFCGSNVLSHSYCLHQDIMNLACTSTTANVIYGLTAILLVMGLDALLIALSYFMIIKAVLQLSSRKERVKAFSTCVAHLCVVLAFYVPLIGLSVVHRFGKGLTPLVQVVMGDVYLLMPPLVNPIVYGARTKQIRRRILRWILHH